The following are encoded in a window of Helicobacter sp. 'house sparrow 1' genomic DNA:
- a CDS encoding phosphatase PAP2 family protein — protein sequence MSKYNYYYSFSRIKPISSMFKKFLLSICLSLFVIPTQPQYRLSAKDAFQIYGDIFQFLPLAAATYSLILQDYKGLGQLAIGSGSALAITYASKLTFSAIAKTHPNIAAISKRPDSGSYDGFPSGHTAAAFSAAGFMQRRYGWKWGVPTTILATLVGISRVTSKRHSVTQVIAGAILGYGLSYLVSSKYLGRTNVNINVDSQELDNGITDNQVSLLIYHRF from the coding sequence GTGTCTAAATATAATTATTATTATAGTTTTTCAAGGATTAAACCCATATCTTCCATGTTTAAAAAATTCTTACTTTCTATTTGTTTATCACTCTTTGTTATTCCTACACAACCACAATATCGCCTCAGTGCAAAAGATGCTTTTCAAATCTATGGAGATATCTTTCAATTTCTTCCATTAGCAGCTGCTACTTATTCTTTAATTTTACAAGACTACAAAGGTTTGGGACAGCTAGCCATAGGCTCTGGAAGTGCTTTAGCTATTACTTATGCAAGTAAACTTACATTTTCTGCAATTGCTAAAACTCATCCTAATATAGCTGCTATTAGCAAAAGACCTGATAGTGGTTCTTATGATGGTTTCCCATCAGGGCATACAGCTGCTGCTTTTTCTGCAGCAGGCTTTATGCAGCGCAGATATGGATGGAAATGGGGTGTTCCTACGACTATTCTTGCAACTCTTGTAGGTATCTCTCGAGTAACTTCAAAGAGACATTCTGTCACACAAGTAATTGCTGGGGCAATACTAGGTTATGGCCTATCTTACCTTGTCTCAAGCAAATACCTTGGGAGAACAAATGTTAATATAAATGTTGATTCTCAAGAACTTGATAATGGAATAACAGACAATCAAGTTTCTCTACTCATTTATCATAGATTCTAA
- the accB gene encoding acetyl-CoA carboxylase biotin carboxyl carrier protein translates to MNLKEIKDLIEIFNKSEISKLKIKQEPFEIELEKNISLNETFKTIPVIETSAIKQNVIQHTENPQAQITPSNTSNTQDYILSPMVGTFYHCPSPGAAPYVKVGDTIKKGQTIGIVEAMKIMNEIEAEYDCKVVAIEASDSQPVEFGSKLVKVEKI, encoded by the coding sequence ATGAATTTAAAAGAAATTAAGGATTTAATTGAGATCTTTAATAAAAGTGAGATTTCTAAGTTGAAAATTAAGCAAGAACCATTTGAAATAGAGCTTGAAAAAAATATATCCTTAAATGAAACTTTCAAAACTATACCTGTTATAGAAACATCTGCAATCAAACAAAATGTTATTCAACATACAGAAAACCCACAAGCACAAATCACTCCAAGCAACACTTCTAACACACAAGATTACATTCTTTCTCCTATGGTTGGGACTTTCTATCATTGTCCTTCACCTGGAGCAGCACCTTATGTTAAAGTTGGTGATACAATCAAGAAAGGACAAACCATAGGTATTGTTGAAGCAATGAAAATTATGAATGAGATTGAAGCTGAATATGATTGCAAGGTAGTTGCAATTGAAGCTAGCGATTCTCAACCTGTAGAATTTGGTTCTAAACTCGTGAAAGTAGAGAAAATATAA
- the dcd gene encoding dCTP deaminase: MGLKSDIWIREMSLKHRMIEPFCEKQIGRGVVSYGLSSYGYDIRVGHEFKIFTNINTTIVDPKQFDDKNVVDVDATKEGFCIVPANSFALARTVEYFRMPRDVLAICLGKSTYARCGIIVNVTPFEPEFEGQITIEISNTTPLPAKIYANEGIAQVLFLKGDEVCEFSYKDKNGKYQAQTGITLPRILQK, translated from the coding sequence ATGGGTTTAAAATCAGATATTTGGATTAGGGAGATGAGTTTAAAGCACAGAATGATTGAGCCATTTTGTGAAAAACAAATAGGTAGGGGAGTGGTTAGTTATGGTTTAAGTAGCTATGGCTATGATATTAGGGTCGGACATGAATTTAAAATTTTTACCAATATTAACACAACAATTGTAGATCCAAAACAATTTGATGATAAAAATGTTGTCGATGTTGATGCAACAAAAGAAGGTTTTTGTATCGTGCCTGCCAACTCTTTTGCATTAGCAAGAACAGTAGAATATTTTAGAATGCCTAGAGATGTCTTAGCAATATGTCTTGGAAAGAGTACTTATGCTCGTTGTGGAATTATTGTAAATGTGACCCCATTTGAACCAGAGTTTGAAGGGCAAATAACCATAGAAATATCTAATACAACTCCATTGCCTGCTAAGATATATGCTAATGAAGGGATTGCGCAAGTTTTGTTTTTAAAGGGTGATGAGGTATGTGAATTTAGTTATAAAGACAAAAATGGGAAATATCAGGCTCAAACAGGCATTACACTTCCAAGGATTTTGCAAAAATAG
- the pseC gene encoding UDP-4-amino-4,6-dideoxy-N-acetyl-beta-L-altrosamine transaminase: MLPYSTQLIEQDDIDAINEALRGSLLTQGHTVEKFEEYLCRFCDAKYALAFNSATSALYAAYNICDLKDSEVITTPISFVATSNMILQNNATPVFCDIKNDGNIDEKKINSLITPKTKAIASIDYGGKSVEALQIKELAKKNDLIFISDSSHSLGSRFKNQKVGSIADISIFSFHPLKPITTLEGGALLTNSQDFYEKAKLIRSHGVIKQKLWHYDVLSNGFNFRMNEIQATLGITQLQKLERFIQIREEIASFYDDFFKDNPYFDTTHQNNLYTSSNHLYPILLKKELWEKKEKIFHQLLENQIGVQVHYKPIYHFSFYQDKFSNLFLPQAEDFYNAEISIPCHQKMDLTLAKKVAQKILSILEKF, from the coding sequence ATGCTACCCTATAGCACCCAATTGATTGAGCAAGATGATATTGATGCGATCAATGAGGCTCTTAGAGGATCATTATTAACTCAAGGGCATACTGTAGAGAAGTTTGAAGAATATCTTTGTAGATTCTGTGATGCAAAATATGCCCTTGCTTTCAACTCTGCTACATCTGCACTCTATGCAGCATATAATATTTGTGATCTAAAAGATTCTGAAGTAATTACCACCCCAATTAGCTTTGTTGCCACCAGCAATATGATTTTACAAAATAATGCTACCCCTGTGTTTTGCGATATTAAAAATGATGGCAATATTGATGAAAAAAAAATCAACTCTTTAATCACACCAAAAACTAAAGCAATTGCTTCAATAGATTATGGTGGAAAAAGTGTTGAAGCACTGCAAATCAAAGAACTTGCTAAAAAAAATGATTTGATTTTCATATCAGATAGCTCACACTCTTTAGGTAGTAGATTCAAAAATCAAAAAGTAGGCTCTATTGCTGATATAAGTATTTTTAGTTTTCACCCCCTAAAGCCTATCACAACTCTAGAAGGTGGGGCATTGCTTACAAACTCTCAAGATTTTTATGAAAAAGCAAAGCTTATACGATCTCATGGTGTAATTAAACAGAAGCTTTGGCATTATGATGTTTTAAGCAATGGTTTTAATTTTAGAATGAATGAAATTCAAGCCACGCTTGGAATTACACAACTTCAAAAGCTAGAGAGATTCATACAAATTCGCGAAGAAATTGCTTCCTTTTATGATGATTTCTTCAAAGATAACCCTTATTTTGATACAACCCACCAAAATAATCTCTACACATCAAGTAATCACCTCTACCCTATTTTATTAAAAAAAGAACTTTGGGAGAAAAAGGAAAAGATTTTTCATCAACTTTTAGAAAACCAAATTGGTGTTCAGGTTCATTATAAGCCTATTTATCATTTTTCATTTTATCAAGATAAATTTTCCAATCTCTTCTTGCCCCAAGCCGAAGATTTTTATAATGCAGAAATTTCAATTCCCTGTCATCAAAAAATGGATCTTACTCTTGCAAAAAAAGTGGCTCAAAAAATTCTTAGCATTTTAGAAAAATTCTAA
- a CDS encoding acetyl-CoA carboxylase biotin carboxylase subunit, whose protein sequence is MSNVQKKQIKRILIANRGEIALRAIRTIQEMGKEAVAVYSTADKDAYYLDVADTKICIGGPKSSDSYLNIPAIMSAAELFDIDAIFPGYGFLSENQNFVEICSHHEIEFIGPSADVMVLMSDKSKAKDVMKEAGVPVILGSDGALKNYQEAQEVAKKIGYPVIIKAAAGGGGRGMRVVENESLLKNLYLAAESEALSAFGDGTIYMEKFILNPKHIEVQILADKHGNVIHVGERDCSAQRRQQKLIEETPAVVLDEEVRQKLLETAVKAAKHIGYVGAGTFEFLLDANNKDFYFMEMNTRLQVEHTISEMVSGLDMVEWMIRIAEGEKLPSQDSIKFQGHAIECRITAEDPVKFYPCPGKITKWIAPGGANVRLDTHAYAGYTVPMYYDSMIGKLIVWGENREKAIERTKRALKEFCIEGIKTTIPFHLKMMDNKDFRKAKIHTKYLEQNME, encoded by the coding sequence ATGAGTAATGTGCAAAAAAAGCAAATAAAAAGAATCCTTATTGCCAATAGAGGGGAGATTGCTCTAAGGGCTATCCGAACCATTCAAGAGATGGGAAAAGAGGCAGTTGCTGTTTATTCTACAGCAGATAAGGATGCTTATTATCTTGATGTAGCTGATACAAAAATCTGTATAGGTGGTCCAAAATCAAGTGATAGTTATTTAAATATACCTGCGATTATGAGTGCTGCGGAACTTTTTGATATTGATGCCATCTTCCCTGGCTATGGTTTTTTAAGTGAAAATCAGAATTTTGTTGAAATCTGTTCTCATCATGAAATTGAATTTATTGGCCCAAGTGCTGATGTGATGGTTTTGATGAGTGACAAATCAAAAGCAAAAGATGTGATGAAGGAAGCAGGTGTTCCTGTCATACTTGGAAGTGATGGGGCATTAAAAAATTACCAAGAAGCTCAAGAGGTTGCTAAAAAAATTGGCTATCCTGTGATTATTAAGGCAGCAGCTGGTGGTGGTGGTAGAGGTATGCGTGTAGTAGAGAATGAAAGTCTTTTAAAAAACCTCTATCTAGCTGCAGAAAGTGAAGCTTTAAGCGCTTTTGGAGATGGAACTATCTATATGGAAAAGTTTATACTAAATCCAAAGCATATTGAGGTTCAAATCCTTGCAGATAAACATGGTAATGTTATCCATGTTGGAGAGAGGGATTGTTCTGCTCAAAGAAGACAGCAAAAACTTATTGAAGAAACTCCTGCTGTAGTTTTAGATGAAGAAGTAAGACAAAAACTATTAGAGACAGCTGTTAAAGCAGCAAAGCACATTGGATATGTAGGTGCTGGTACTTTTGAGTTTTTACTTGATGCAAACAATAAAGATTTCTATTTTATGGAAATGAATACAAGATTGCAGGTTGAGCATACAATTAGCGAAATGGTAAGCGGTCTTGATATGGTGGAGTGGATGATAAGAATTGCAGAAGGCGAAAAATTACCTTCTCAGGATTCTATTAAATTTCAAGGACATGCTATAGAATGTCGTATCACGGCAGAAGATCCTGTAAAGTTTTATCCTTGTCCTGGGAAAATTACCAAATGGATTGCACCTGGTGGAGCCAATGTTCGCCTAGATACCCATGCTTATGCTGGATATACAGTTCCTATGTATTATGATTCAATGATAGGCAAACTCATTGTATGGGGAGAAAATAGAGAAAAAGCAATAGAAAGAACCAAAAGAGCTTTAAAAGAGTTTTGTATCGAAGGGATTAAAACTACTATACCTTTTCATCTAAAAATGATGGATAATAAAGACTTTAGAAAAGCTAAAATCCATACAAAATATCTTGAACAGAATATGGAATGA